GTAGCTACAATAATAACTATTATTTTAATTTTAATCATGACCTTAATTGCAAGAAAGATACAATCAAAAATTTTAGAATATGAAAAAGAGTTACATCAAAAAAATCAAAAACTAAAAGAACTAAATGAAAATTTAGAAAAAAAAGTTTATGAGCAAACTCAAAAAAACCTAGAAAAAGACCAAATACTTCATCATCAATCAAAACTTGCTTCTATGGGTGAAATGATAGGAAATATTGCTCATCAATGGAGACAACCACTAAGTGCAATTAGTACAGCTGCATCTGGAATAAAATTACATGATGAAATGAATATTCTAAAAAAAGATATTATGAATGACTCTTTAGATGCTATTATCTCAAATACAAAACTTCTTTCAAATACAATTGATGATTTTAGTAATTTTTTTAAAAAAGATAAAGTAAAAATAGTATTTGATATAAATAAGTCAATAGATAAAGTATTAAAACTTATAAGCGCAAATTTAAAAAATAAAAACATTGAAATAATAAATGTAACAAAACAATGTAAAATTTATAATCTAGAAAATGAATTAATCCAAGCACTTTTAAATATTATCAATAACGCAAAAGATGCATTATTAGAAAATGATAATTTAAAAGAGAAATATATTTTTATTTCACAAGAAGAAAACAATACTCAAGTAATTATAAAAATAAAAGATAATGCAGGTGGAATTAATGAGAGAATAATAGATAAAATTTTTGAACCATACTTTACAACAAAATTCAAATCACAAGGTACAGGAATTGGATTATATATGTCACAAATAATAATTGCAAATCATATGAATGGAGAATTAAATGCAGCAAATAAAATTTTTGAGTATAAAAATAAATCTTATAAAGGTGCAGAATTTACAATAATTTTAAAAAAGAACAGTTAAAACATTGTTTACAAATTTTGAGAAGTTTCAAAGAATTTATTTAGAAATAGTGTTAAAACTAAAATATGATAAAATTACAAAATTAATATTTAGGATTTATAAATGCCATCAATAGAAATACTTCTTACTTTTACTTTAGCTACATTGATTATGCATATTTCACCAGGACCATCAAATTTATATGTAATGGCCAGATCAATTTCACAAGGAGTATCGGGAGGAATTGCTGCTGCAATTGGCTTAGCTGTAGGAGGTCTTTTTCATGTTCTTGCAACAGTACTAGGCTTAGCCACAATTTTCAAACACTCACCTACTTTATATACTGCTGTAAAACTTTTGGGTGCTGTTTATTTGATTTATTTAGGTATAAAATATTTTAAAACAAACTCTAGTGATGAAGATATAAAAGTAAAAAAATCAAAGTATAAACCTCTTTCAAGAATTTTTTATGAAAGTGTTTTAATAGAAATTACAAATCCTAAAACTGCACTATTTTTTATCGCATTTTTACCTCAGTTTGTTAATCCTGAAATTGGTTCTATATCATTTCAATTATTTATTTTTGGAATTATAGTTGTTGTTTCTGCAATTCCTATTGATACTTCAGTTGCTATTTTCTCTAGTAAAGTTGCTTCTTTAATCAATAAAAGTAAAAAAGCACAAGTTATTCAAGAAAGAGTTTCAGGCTCAATTTTATTTGGTTTGGGTTCATTTATAGGCTTAAAAGAAATAAAAACTATTTTATTAAGATAAATTAAATTATTCTAAGTAATTAGGATAAAATAAGTTCAACAAAGTGTAAAATAAGTAGCAAAAGATACACTGTGATATTATTTTAATAAATACTTATCACCCTCTAGTAAACTCTTTGCCCTCAGTAGAATAAATAACTCTCTTTCCATATAGCTCATATTCATCTTTTTTCTCATTTGAAGGTTTATTTACAAAGTTTCCAACTTGTGAAGAGTGGTGTAAATAGTTGTTTTTTAACTCTTTATATATTTTTGTATTCTCTTTTTTTAAAACTTTGTGCTCTTTAAGTGCTTTATATGTTTCTTTTAAAGTTTCATCATCTTTAAAACTATGATCAAATTTACCAAAAGGAACCATCTCAAACTCATCTTTTCTATTTTTTTGTGTTTTTGAATCTACATATATAGCTTTATCATACATTAATCTCATAGCTACATGTTCATATTTATTTGATACTTTTGGTTTATACATATATAAATGTAAATGATATTCCCAATTTGAAGAGTTTCCCCAAATATCTTCTCTTGTATTTAAATTATATACATTTTTTATATAGTAATAAAAACCTTCTTTATTTTCCAATTTTTCAATATCATCTTTTAGTTTCTCTTTCTCATTTTTTGATTTATTTTCTTTTTCTAGTTCTTTTTTTAATTTCTCTATTTCACTTTCTCTTTCTTTTTGTTTTTCTTTCATTTCTTTTATTTCTTTTTTTGAATCTTTTTGTATTAATGCATTATTTTTTAACCAATTATATTTATTATTCCACTTTTGTATATTTTTTCTTAAGTAATCAGGTAGTTTTTTTTCTTCTATTATAAAATCACCAAGATAAACCAATTCATTTTCTTCATTATATCCCCCTCCTACATCTGCATGTGCTCCAGGAACATAAAACTCTTCAAATCTTGCACCACCATCTTCTCTTTTTTCTGTACTTTCTTTATAATAGTGCTTATTTATATTTGTAAAGATAGAGTATGCTTCAAAGTTATATCTAAACTCATCATCTGCCATTAGATGAACTACATGCCCTACTTTTTTATTATTATCATTTTCAAAAAAGTTTATATTTAAATCATCAGAATCATTTGATTGCATAATTCCATAATGTGTTACTGTATCAAACAATCCTGCAAATCTAAAAGAGATTGATTCAATTGTTATCTCTTTTTCTTTATAAAAAGGATTATAAACTCTATGATTATTGTTATTTGGATTAATATACTCTATATCTGTTCTAAGTGGATTAAAAATAGTCTTACTTCCAATTCTTACATAACCATTACTTCCAAAAAATTCATAAAAAATATCTTTACTATCTTTTGTTTTTATTGTATATTCTCTTTTTTCATTTTTTACCAATTGTGTATTTTTCAAAAGTGTACAAATAAAATGTCTTGCACTAGTAGAACCTCTACTAAATCCAAATACATCTAAAACTAGTTCATCTATATGTGTTATTGAATCTTTTCTTAATTATTCAACCATTTTTATACAAGAGTATAAACAATGTGCTATTACTCCACTCTCTCCCATTCCAAGACCCAGTCCAACTACAGAGTCATCTTCATAATCTTTTTGTATAAAAGGATTAAAAGTTCCAGAACCACTTTCATAAAGTTTAAATCTAGTATTTGGAAGAGCATCTTTGTTTTTCTTTACATCATCTCCATCATATAATTCATATAATCTACTTATGTTTGTTTCACCATTTGTAAAGCTACTATCTTCATTATCATCTGGAAGTATTTCTTTTATTATATAATCAGAAATAGTTTTTTCTTGGGCATCTTTTTTACTATTTTTTACATCAAGTAAATAATCAAATACTTTTTTTGAATCTTTTTCTGCTTTTTTAGTAGTTATAATTTCATCATGATCTAATTTAAGAACTAATTTACTATCAAAATATCTTATTGAAGCATTATTCATTTGATTTATAATCATTTTTTTTGTTTTTTTTGTAAACTCTGGGTTATCTATTGAAAGGATGTATTCTTCAATTGTTCCTTGTTTTCTATCTTTTAGTTTTTCTCTGTCTTCTAATTCATCATTTCCATTTAAGCCATCTTCTATATCTTTTGCTGGCTCTTTTAAAAACTTTTTAAAGTTTTTATAAAAATCTATATTATATATATTATTATTTGTTCCATCAAAAAACACTCCATATTCGACTATTAACTCAGGCATAAATGATGCTATTATTTTATCTTCATAAGACATTAGTTCTAACTCTTTTGTTTTAGAATCATCTTTTATATTATAAACATATGGCATAGATAGTACTATATATGCCTGTTCATCTTTATTTGGTTTTTTTGAAGTTTTATTTACTTCTTTTTTTATAATTTCATTACAACTATCTTTAGTAAAAGTCAAAGCAGAAGTACTTTTTTTTTCAAGATTTTCTTTTAGATTTTTTTGCAGTACTTTTTTATATGCATGATGATACTTTTTTGCTTTTAATACACTTCCATAAGATTTTGAGTTATACAATTGAGAGGTACAAAGTTTTACCAATTTTTTATCAACTATTTGTTCAGTTATACCACGTAAATCATCAAAAATTAAGGGTTTATTATTTTTAGTACTCTCTTTTTCTACAGCTTTTATCAAATAAGGTTTATATTCTTCTATTACTTTATCTAAGATTATTTGTTTATCATCAGTTGAATTCAATAACTCTTTTATATCTTCATTTGATATAACCATATAAGCGATTCTAGTTTTTATATCTTCTTCTATTGCTTCATTCTCTTTGGTACAAAATTCATTTAAGTGTACTACTTCACCCTCTTTATGAAATGCATTTCCTTTAGTTATATCATTACTCATATGATACTCCTAAATCATTTAGTTTATTAATAGCTTTTTTATGTCCTAATTTAGCAGCTTTTTTATACCATATAATTGCATTTTTTTCATCTTTATATGTATAATTGTAAATATATCCTAAATTATTTGCAGCTTTTCCACTTCCTAATTTGTATCCTATTTTATACCACTTTTCAGCTTTTTTATAATCTTTTAAATCTATTTGATATGTATATCCTATATCAGCTGCACATCCTGAATATTTAAATTCTTCATAACATTTCTTATACCAATAAATTGACTTATTAAAATCTTTTAATATTGTTGCATATAAAAGACCTAATTTTTGAAGAGAACCTCTATATTGAAGTTTAACACCTTTTTTATACCACTCAATTGCTTTTTTGTAATCTTTTTCGTCTTCTTCATAATACTCTCCTATTGCTGAGGCACATTTTCCATATCCCATCTCATAACATTTTTTATAATAATTTATTCCTTTTTCTTTATCTTGCATATCTTTATTTAATTGGTAAAAAGTCCCCAGTTCATAATAACCTCTTGGCTCACCTAATTCTCCAACTTTTTTAAAAGTACTTATTGCTTCATCATATTTTTTTTGGTCTATATACATCAGTCCAATAGAAATTAGTGAGTTAATATCACCCATTTCATATGATTTCATAAACCATTTATATGCTTCATCATATTTAAAGTTTTTATAATAATACACACCTAAATTATGTGCTGATTTTCCATGTCCTGCATTTGCTGCTACTTTAAAGTTTTTAACTGCTTTTTTATTATCATGTAAAAAACTTAAATATAGACTTCCTAATTGTGCATATGATTCTATACTTCCTTTTTCTTTTCCTTTATTAAAGTAATCTATTGCTTCATCAAAGTTACCTTGTCTTGCATAGTATATACCTGCACAACTATATCCTTGTAGTTCACCCTCTTGTATTAGTTTTTTATATTTTTTTATATCTTCTTTTGTATATTCTATTTTTATGCATTGGTTTATATCATATTCACTTTTTTTTAATTCTTGTGCATTTAATACTACTGTTGTTATACATATTATTAGTAGGGTTTTTATTATATTTTGCATACTATTTTTCCTGTTTATTTGTTTTTGTATTAATATAGTATAACATAGTAGCTAAAATAATATAATAAATTATTTATATAAAGATTTTGATTTATAACCTACCTTTATTAAAATATAATTCAAGGTAGGTTAAAAAGTAGAGTTTAAATTATAATTTTTTACTTGGTAAACTTAAATAATATTTAATTTCACTTTGTGTTAAAATTTTAATCGTATTTGTGCTTCCTGGTGTTCCTACTGGATATCCTACAGTTGCAACATAAGGTCCTGTTTTGTCAAGTAAACCTTTTTCATCAAGTGTCTTAAGCATTTTTTGAAACATTTTAGAAGCTTGAGACTCTTTAATTGTACCAATTGGATAAATACCCCATACAGCAGTTAATGAACTTAATATTCTTTTTTTATGTGCAAAAGTATAAATTTTAGTTTTTGGTCTATATCTTGACATTCTAATAGCAGATTGTCCTGAGCTTGTTAATGCTAAAATACCTTTTGCATTTATATCATCAGCTAACTTTGTAACAGTTGCTTGTATAACATCAAACTCATCAATATAATGCATTTTTGATTGTTTATCAAAAGCATAAATCTCTTCTGTTTTAGAAATAATATTTTTCATTGTTTTTACAACATTTATTGGGTCTTCTCCAACTGCACTCTCTTCACTTAACATAACAACATCAGTTCCATCTAAAACTGCATTTGCCACATCAGAAATTTCTGCTCTTGTTGCTCTTTCATTTTGTGTCATTGATAAAAGCATTTGTGTTGCAGTAATTACTGGTTTACAAGCAAGATTTGCTTTATGAATAAGATTTTTTTGAATTGTAGGTACTTCATAATAAGGAACTTCAATACCTAAATCTCCCCTTGCAACCATAAGTCCATCACTTGCTTCTAAGATTTCATCAATATTTTCAACAGCATCAAATTTTTCAATTTTTGCAATTAATTTTCCTTTATAATTTCCAAGAAGTTTTCTAGCATTTTCCATATCATTTTTATTTTGTACAAATGAAATAGCAAAATAATCAACTTTATTTTCTACTCCCCATTTTATATCTTCTTCATCTTTTTTCGTAATTACATCAATATCAATTACAGTATTAGGGAAGTTCACACCTTTTCTTGAACTTAAAACTCCATGATTTTCTACTTTAGCTTTTATCTCAATTCCTGTTTCAATAACTTTAGCTCTAATAGTTCCATCATATAAGTAAATATATTCACCCTCTTTTACTTTATCAAGTAATTCTGGATAATTTATAGATACAACATAACTTTTATTACTCTCTTTATATCCTAAGATATCTTCTTTTAGAAAAGTTATTATATCTCCACGATGAAGTTCAAAAGGTTCTTTTATATCTCCAATTCTTACTTTTGGTCCAGAAATATCTTGTAATATACCTACTGTTTTATCTAAATTCTTCATAGCTGTTTTTATATTTTTCAATGTTTGTAAGTGATACTTGTGATCACCATGTGAAAAGTTTAATCTAAACATATTAGCACCAGCTTTCATAAGCCCTTCAATTACCTCAACGCTATCACTTGCTGGCCCTAAAGTTGCTAAAATTTTAGTTCTTTTTATCATGGGCTTCTCCTTTAATAATTTGTTTTCTTTGTAGCATTATACCTAAAATCTATTACATTGAAGTAACACTGTAATTAATGATAATAAAAACAATCTA
The window above is part of the Malaciobacter marinus genome. Proteins encoded here:
- a CDS encoding LysE family translocator — encoded protein: MPSIEILLTFTLATLIMHISPGPSNLYVMARSISQGVSGGIAAAIGLAVGGLFHVLATVLGLATIFKHSPTLYTAVKLLGAVYLIYLGIKYFKTNSSDEDIKVKKSKYKPLSRIFYESVLIEITNPKTALFFIAFLPQFVNPEIGSISFQLFIFGIIVVVSAIPIDTSVAIFSSKVASLINKSKKAQVIQERVSGSILFGLGSFIGLKEIKTILLR
- a CDS encoding phospholipase effector Tle1 domain-containing protein gives rise to the protein MTHIDELVLDVFGFSRGSTSARHFICTLLKNTQLVKNEKREYTIKTKDSKDIFYEFFGSNGYVRIGSKTIFNPLRTDIEYINPNNNNHRVYNPFYKEKEITIESISFRFAGLFDTVTHYGIMQSNDSDDLNINFFENDNNKKVGHVVHLMADDEFRYNFEAYSIFTNINKHYYKESTEKREDGGARFEEFYVPGAHADVGGGYNEENELVYLGDFIIEEKKLPDYLRKNIQKWNNKYNWLKNNALIQKDSKKEIKEMKEKQKERESEIEKLKKELEKENKSKNEKEKLKDDIEKLENKEGFYYYIKNVYNLNTREDIWGNSSNWEYHLHLYMYKPKVSNKYEHVAMRLMYDKAIYVDSKTQKNRKDEFEMVPFGKFDHSFKDDETLKETYKALKEHKVLKKENTKIYKELKNNYLHHSSQVGNFVNKPSNEKKDEYELYGKRVIYSTEGKEFTRG
- a CDS encoding tetratricopeptide repeat protein — its product is MQNIIKTLLIICITTVVLNAQELKKSEYDINQCIKIEYTKEDIKKYKKLIQEGELQGYSCAGIYYARQGNFDEAIDYFNKGKEKGSIESYAQLGSLYLSFLHDNKKAVKNFKVAANAGHGKSAHNLGVYYYKNFKYDEAYKWFMKSYEMGDINSLISIGLMYIDQKKYDEAISTFKKVGELGEPRGYYELGTFYQLNKDMQDKEKGINYYKKCYEMGYGKCASAIGEYYEEDEKDYKKAIEWYKKGVKLQYRGSLQKLGLLYATILKDFNKSIYWYKKCYEEFKYSGCAADIGYTYQIDLKDYKKAEKWYKIGYKLGSGKAANNLGYIYNYTYKDEKNAIIWYKKAAKLGHKKAINKLNDLGVSYE
- the pyk gene encoding pyruvate kinase, translated to MIKRTKILATLGPASDSVEVIEGLMKAGANMFRLNFSHGDHKYHLQTLKNIKTAMKNLDKTVGILQDISGPKVRIGDIKEPFELHRGDIITFLKEDILGYKESNKSYVVSINYPELLDKVKEGEYIYLYDGTIRAKVIETGIEIKAKVENHGVLSSRKGVNFPNTVIDIDVITKKDEEDIKWGVENKVDYFAISFVQNKNDMENARKLLGNYKGKLIAKIEKFDAVENIDEILEASDGLMVARGDLGIEVPYYEVPTIQKNLIHKANLACKPVITATQMLLSMTQNERATRAEISDVANAVLDGTDVVMLSEESAVGEDPINVVKTMKNIISKTEEIYAFDKQSKMHYIDEFDVIQATVTKLADDINAKGILALTSSGQSAIRMSRYRPKTKIYTFAHKKRILSSLTAVWGIYPIGTIKESQASKMFQKMLKTLDEKGLLDKTGPYVATVGYPVGTPGSTNTIKILTQSEIKYYLSLPSKKL